From Mus musculus strain C57BL/6J chromosome 3 genomic patch of type FIX, GRCm38.p6 PATCHES MG89_PATCH:
GCTGCCTAAATTACTTTTGTAAGAGATTAAAATTTTCAGGTAATTTCTtttgaaatactttttgaaaCCTTCCTTGGATGAATGGGAAGATTATTTGTGTCCTTTAATTAGAAATTTTATCATTtgaatctttaaaatgtttaattactTTGGCTAAAATGTTTGATATAAATGTTACCTAATAGTTTCCAATGCTTTATTTTAGGTCCTGAGCAGCGGCAGTTCACGGGTTTGGGTGACTGCATTATGAAAATAGCCAAGTCAGATGGACTGATTGGTCTATACCAAGGGTTTGGTGTCTCTGTTCAGGGTATCATTGTTTACCGAGCCTCTTACTTTGGAGCTTATGACACCGTTAAGGTAATTGGTGACTTTAAGTGGGTCTAATAAACACATGGTTTGTTCTTTTTACTCTAATCAGTGTATtctaatatataattaaatacataaaacaaaatgaatgataaaataggagaaaagaagctgggcgtggtggtgcacgcctttaatcccagcacttgggaggcagaggcaggcttctgagtttaaggccagcctggtctacagagtgagttccaggacacccagggctacacagagaaaccctgtcttgaaaaaagaaaaataggagaaaagaaattttattaatCCATCAGTGTCATAATTAGTTAAGTTATAACTATTCTGACTGATTTTACATGATCATTTTGTCAACAATGAAGCATTTAAGGTTTTTGCAGAAAGTGTCCTCGTTTGACctccatatctttagcagaaaaaaaagacatgttcTAACTTTTTCTgatttatgttaattttattatcaCTTTATATGCAGATAATCAGTGTAGGAACTAGGGAAGGGTTAATTAAATGTGGCTTGGTTTATGCACTGGCTGCTGTTGGATTCTGGTACTTTCCAGGTTCCTTTGTAGTTTGACTTTTGAGTTCAGACTTTAATAGCACTTTTTAATGGAGGAAAAAGACAGATGGCTGCCACTTTGAACTGTTACTTAGTTCTAGAAACCTTATTAAGTGTTCTACAATTTCATGATCTTAACAATTGCTAAGAAACATATTCATTAAATTACAAGCAAAACAtctttgctcttaaccactgtagCATGTATCTCTGAACCAGATCCAGGGCCTCTGCTTGATAGGTAGGCACTACTGACCTTCTTTCTCAGCTAcagttgcttgtttttgtttttattgcatgttaaatatttcatcttttatatatgtataaaacttttaattaagaatttaataTAACTTTGGAAAATTAGATTATTGCTTACTTGATGTATTTTTCTCCTAGGGCTTATTGCCAAAGCCAAAGGAAACCCCATTTCTTGTCTCTTTTATCATTGCTCAAATCGTGACTACCTGTTCTGGAATACTCTCCTATCCCTTTGACACAGTTAGAAGACGTATGATGATGCAGGTAATGTATTTGTAAGTTTAACTGACTCAGTCTGTACCTTACAAACACAGATGTGatgtttttgagtttcagagaccTTTCAGCTGAAGGTCAGTTTGTTTCCTACTGTAAAAGAGTCAGCAGCCAGCAAAGCGTCCTTTCTGCTGTGAAAACAAAAAATGCCTTTCCACGCCTTAATTCCTGGGAGCGTGGATGGGATGATAGAGACTGGATGAATTTAttcatctttttacatttttggaataattattatttgacgtgtatggatgttttgcttttgtgtatgtctgtgtgtgcaccacCTGTGTGCCCAAGGTAGATAGGAGAGGGCATTTGATACTTAGGAACTCAATTTACACATGACTGTGggctaccatgtgagttctggaaatcaaacttaggtcctctgaaagatcagcGAGTGTTCTAAGCAGGGAGGAATCTCTTCAGCTTCAAGTGTATCCATCTTAACTGAAATATTACCTTAAGCAAAGTAAACTCAGTTATAGGGTATTAGCAAAACAATTTCCTCTTTGCTATATTTTGATAAAAAGTTTGTAATTTTGAACTCCCaaggttttaaaagtatttaaaatatccCATGTTCCAAACATAAATCTGCAAATTTTATATATTCCATCTCTTTCATGTTACATTCATTTCTTCACTAAACATTTGAATGCTTAATCTACACCAATTTGTGGTGATACAGAAAGTCTAAAACCTATACCCAAACTCATAGTGCATTATTGAAGGAACACAACTAAGGACTAAAAAGTGTGCAGAAAATCAAGGAATGCACACTAAGGTGATCAGATGAAGCTCCCCAAAATAAAAGCCTGGGGAAACACTGAGGGGAAACCATGGCATATGCAGCTGTCCTTGTGACAGTGACTTTGACACATTTCTGAGGCAGTAATTCTGTAGTTCTAGGTTCGTTTCCCTGAAATGTTTTTGATAGACTTACTTTTCTGCtttctgagttttaaaaataattatcatgAAGTTTGTTGTATGTTACTCTAAGTCTCTACTCCCCTTTGTCTACATTCTCCTTGACAGTCTAACAATTTGGAGCCATTCTTCTTCTCTGACACATGCCTTAGAGAGAATTCCCCAAGTGTTTCAAAGATTTAACTATGATTTAAActcttcatgttttattttcattatcttttaaCTGAAAAATATCTTTGTGTGTTCGTGTTTATatagtcttgtgtgtgtgtgtgtgctactactgtctcactcacacacacacacacacacacacacgaattatTGTGAAGGTCgtaggacaacctcaggtgtcagaCCTTATTTTGTACCTTGCTTAACACAGGGTATCTGGTTTACCTGCTAGTACCAGGTTAGCTGATCCTTACGCTTCCAGAAAACTCTAGTCCCCATCTCCCATCTCACTGTAGGAGCAATAGGACTACAGGTATGCCCTAAGACTTCAGGCTTCAAGTGGATTTGGGGGATCTGAAGTCAAGCCCTGAGCCATCGCCCCGTCATATACTCTGATGTTTGTTTTCTAGATCTTTTATGACTTATGCTTATGTACTTATccctacttgtgtgtgtgtggggggggggggaattggattttgggtttttcaagactCAGATCTGCCTctgcaagtgctggaattaatggcTTGCACCACCACCATGCAGCTTTTCCTACTTTTTAATGtttatgttatttaaaaaaaactcttaaaGCTCATCAGTCTCCTCCTAATGTTAATTATTCCAGATTTAATTTAGAGAGTCTTGGTGTTCTTTAGTTTtccaagttttctttaaaaataaaaaatttcctgATCTCTAAACATACATATTTTCCTAGTGTTAATTTTGTTCTGAGTCTTTTAGTTAATTGACATGTGGTAAGATTAAGCTATGATTTATGTCATGTCATCCTGTAACATTTGTCAAATGATGTATGGTCAGTTTTCAAGTGATTGTGAAAAGTGTGAAAAATTTTCACTCCCTTGGTACAGTATTAACTATATTCTCAGTAACTCAACACAGTATTAGTTTTCATCTATAGTACTGATGTCCTAAAAGATAATAAACTGATAGAAAATTATTTGTCATTTTAACTTAGAGTGGGGAATCTGATCGGCAATATAAAGGAACCATAGACTGCTTTCTGAAAATCTACCGTCATGAAGGAGTTCCTGCCTTCTTCCGTGGTGCCTTCTCCAACATCCTTCGTGGCACAGGGGGTGCTTTGGTCTTGGTGTTATATGATAAAATCAAAGAGTTCCTCAACATTGATGTTGGAGGTAGTTCATCAGGAGATTAAATTGAGAAATGCATATTTCTAAtgtaaaaacatgaaaattacaTAGCtgccatttttatatattttgatagtGTGTTACTACTGTCAGTGTCTCTTACAGTATTTGTTCTGCaataaagaaaagatttttttttcaagattttagtATTAAAAGTCAGGACAAAAATTTTTTTCACTTAGACCCAGAATCATATATTAAGGCATTTTATTATAGGTAGTGTATGTTACTTCTGTTAAAAAATTCTTACACTTGTGATGAACACCATATAATGTGAAATATGAGGAAGTGTCTTTAAACTTCAATTTGCTTAGTACAACAGTAATCCCATCTTTTAGGAATTGTATTGTATGACCAATAGTTGAAAAGTTGATAATGACTTAGTGACACTATCAAACTATTTGAAAAGTATAGGTTGGGCTATTTGCTAATGTttagtcttgctagtgtatataAATCTTTGAACAAGAAATCTCTGGACATTAGATTTTGTATTCTGTATCAATAATAAAGCAAGCTCAAAACTATTGTAATGAGCCTTTTTCCCCAGCTCTCATgcaggacacacacagacacacacactaactttataagcacaccatagaacatttttattgaagtggagctggcttacagttagcCAACAAAAGAtgtcttcaagctgaatatggtgGAATGTGCACATAATCCTAGCACTGtaggagactgaagcaggcaGATCCAGAGTTCAAGCCAGTCTGCCTTCCTAGAGAcaccctgtatcaaaacaaaattTCCCTAAGAAGGGGTAGATGCTATTTCCAAGGTTTTGTAGgagattctcattttttttcagagatgTAAAACCAAGTACATTCAAAATACAcaagattttccagtttggtggGTAAAAGAATGTTAAGCCAGTAGAGAAAAACTATTTTATGGAATTTTGTGAGGCTACAAGTTGGCATAATGAAGTAGAACATTTTCCTGTTGCTTGGGCTAGATATATTTCAAtgacaattatttaaaataaatggtattactcaaaggaaaaaataacttaGCATAGTTTCTTGTAGTAGTCAATGTAACAGAagtcagaaagaaaagggaaattctTTCAGAAGAAAGATATAACAAAAATATTACTTGTAATAGTTTCCCACATAAAGATGAACTAAATTATTACTACTTCTGGAGTCATGCTTAGAAAAAAGGAATTTTGAAAGTTCTAAATGGCACAGGTAAAGGCCAAAGAAACTACATTACTAGACTCCAGTCAAGGTATAGTCAAGAAAGAAAAGTTAGATACTTAGCATCCTAGGCAGAGCTGAACCATGTATGACACTAAACCGTTAATCAGAGATCAGTTACAGTGAACAAAACAATGTAGACTTCACAGGGAAATAATTGTTGATATCAAGACAGATGTTGGGAAAGCACAGCAAAAATTTGCTTAAGGTGGATACCAAATTGTGCTGAATTTTACAGCCTTGTTTCATAAGTTTCTCTACATTCTTTTTCTAAAACTTTTAGAAGTTAGAGCAATTTTTCCCCCCGGAATATTTAAGTCAATATGCAGACTAAAATTAAACAGTGAATTTAAACTAATATGTATAGTTTCTGTTCATGTGTATTTAAGTGAATGGGACTTAGCAAAGTGCAATTTATTCAAGTGTTATTGAACCTGATGTAGTAGTATATGgatgtatatttttttcaatcaGTTCTATAAAATAGAACTGTGggaggcagattttttttttgcttttgtatttttttttactgtctgagaatttcatacatgaatataataTATTTGATCAAATGCACTCCcctccagtttctcctctatCCATATCAGGACTATTTCTTACCAACTTTTTGTATAAGTGTTTTAAACCCAGAGTCCATTTAGTGAGCATGGATGTAGGACAGTCGGCTGGAATATGGGGGTAGCCTCCCAGGCTGCATCTGTGAAGAAACTGATTCTCCAGCAGCCACCAGTTACTAGTAGCTCCTCAGCAGGTGATAGTACTTGAAGAGCCCCTCCCCTGTCCATGCTTGGATTCTGAATGGCTTAATCTTGTGCAGGTCTCGTGCATTTAATTACATCTATGAAAAATCTGGCAAATACTATTTCTGATGCAGACATCTACCTCTAACTCATTCAGTCTCTCTAAAACTCCTTTTCTACTATGATTTCTGAACTGCTGGGCTGtgagatagatgatggatggatggatggatggatggatggatggatggatggatggatggatggatggataaataataGACATCTTCACATATTGACCAATTGTAGGTTTCTATTAATTGCTCCCTTGTgtaaaagaagcttctctgaaaaGGGTTAAGAGAAACACTCATCTGTAGGTCTATATAGGAACTGAGCAGCAGTTTATCATCATTTAGCTGAGTAGTAGTATAAGGTTTTCCCACTAGGCCTGTGACCTAGACAGCAACAGGTTTTTGTCCCAGGTAAAGATATAAGGCATGAGTTCTGCCTTGTGAAGCTAGCTTTAAATCCAGTCAGAAAGTGGTTACTCCCCGTTTCCTTGAAATCCATTCCACCATTGCCCCttagttttcttccttttgtggGTATTCCAATTtagatacacatacatgaagATTCAAATCTTGGATCCATATATGAGAGAGAACACatggtatttgtctttctatgtctgggttacctcactctgaatGATTATTTCTAGCACCATCCATATCTTCAAATTCCACAATTTTATTTTTCGTACACcagaataatattccattttttatatgtagcacattttcattatccatttaccAGCTGATGAACATCTGGGTGGTTTCCATTTCTTGGCTGTTGTGACTGCATCAGCAATGAGCATGGGTGAACAAGCGTCTTCAGAGGATGGAGTTCTTCTGGAATAGGAATGGTATAATAGGTAGAGCTTGTGGTTGCAGATCGAGTTCCAGGTTTTGAAGAACCTCAGCCTTGATTTCCTTAGTGGCTCTACATCTCTCAGCAGTGAATAAGTGTCCCCTTCTTCCACACTggcattttttgtcttttttttttaaccttggcaCTTCTGATTGAAGCTAAAACGTCAAATCTTTTTTAAACGTTTTATTCTTTGAGTTTCACATCAGGCACCCCAGTCTCATTCATCTCCTCATTACTTCATATCCACCCTTTGTGCTTGCAGCCTCCctccaaatgaaaaacaaacaaacaaaaaacccaaaacatagggaacatctcatcatggaagctataATATGTCCTGGTGTGTCCCACACATCTTCACTcccaaatgttcattgcaatgagtcagttggtctggtttgagatgtctggcttctgtgacatcatCAATATTGAATCTTCATCGGGACTTCTCCTGGTTATTCTGGTTTTGCCCTGGGTCTTGGAGCTCCTACAGCTTTGGATCAACAGGACTGTCATGTGTCCTAACCATTTTCAGATGGtgtagattttggggtgggccgACTCAGAGTCTTGGATCTGtacctgggtggtagctgagctggtcagcatACTTGCTCTCCTATTAATACCACCAGGGTGAGTTCTCCAGCAGTGCCTCAGCTAGGCCACCTGCCACTAAGCTCTCCTCTCATGTCCCCAGGGCCGGCTCACCGGCACCCAGGCCCCAacgccagctccactgtgctgcccagtccaGGTAAGGGcttactctcccaagtgctgcagcctgtgaggaGCTGGGCCAGCGCTCCTGCTCTCCTGACCCTGAGACCAGCTCTCCTAACTGCCCAAGTGGTGATGGTAGGGAGTGAGTGGGGGCACATCACCCCTGCACCCACACCACATCACAGCTGACAagtggcagggtcagctctcccttGCTCTTACCCTTGGTGCTGGCTCACCTGTGCCTCCTAGACCAGGACCAACCCTACTGTGCtgcccactctcctgagtgccGCAGGCAAGGGGCACAGCTAGCTCTTCTGCTCTCAGGAACCCCAGGGTCAGATCTTCCTACTGCCATAGGTGGTGAGGAGTAATGGGGAAAGGCATCACATACACCCTACCACCACCTCAGGGCAGAAgagtggcagggccagctctcccactcagGGCTGGCTTGCCTGCATCCCCACCACCCGGGGTCAGCTTTACAGTGCTGTCTAGGTGAGGTGCAGAGTCACAAAGTGCTAAAGCTGGTGAGGTACAAAGCTAGCTCATGACCCTGTGGGCAGCTTTTCCATCTGTCGGAGGTAGCAGGGGGCACCACCTCTGCTGTGTCACCCCATGCCAGATGAGTGGTAGGGTCAAATCTCCCACACTCCTGCCCTCAGAGCCAGTTCACTCACACACTTGCCACAatggccagctccactgtgctgtctgaTCAAGgtcctgctctcctgagtgctggtgagagatggggccagctctccagaatGCCACATCCATGAGGGGCAGCATCAGTTCTGCACATCCACGTGATCCCCTGTGGCTGCCACAACCAGGACATCCCCATGTTCTCTAGTGGTAACAGGAGCCAGACATCAACATGGAACCCTGCCACTGTGTAGCCACAGAACCAGACATGGTCCTCAGTCACCTCAGACTGGGACCTCACCAGGGCCTTAGGTGGCAGGGCTGGCCATTCACAACAGGCTACTACTCTCCACCCTTGAGTCTCCAGTTTCCTCTCTTAAAAATGCTCAAGGTGCTccacttctccttctctcccatctGTACGCCACATACTCACACATTGCAGTGGCTCCTGGCCATGGCTGGCAGGTCCCTGGGTGATATCCTCCATCCATGCTGTGTGACATAGTAATAAACAGGTGTCAATAGCCCACCTGTGTCATGCTCcagagggcaggtctgtgggtaGCATGGTGGCCTACAgtctgtgtctgtcttccttctcccATGCTGTGCTATGCGGATTTGATTTGACTTAAATTGATTTTTATGACTCCTAGGCATAaaacagctttggccaccaaacccaggcatcaagctaggatgaacaaaggactgccatctgccATGTCCCTGGCTGATATAAGAAcaccaaccaccaccaacaaggtATTTCTTTGCCCTTGCTCGGGGAggttcaaaaataattttaatttacatttccctaatgattaaagatattgaacatttgaaaaaaaatatttcacagccatttgtatttctttttttgagaactctgtttaaTACCATACTCTAAATTTTAATTTGGTTGTTTCCTTCATGTTTAGTTGGAGTGTGTTttttttagttagtttttttttttttgtattgttttttgttgggtttttgtttgtttgttttttcagttctttgtgtattctagACCCCACCCCTCTGTCAGGTGTataattggtaaagatttttttccaattctGAAGATACTCTTCATTTGAATGTTTACATTCTTTGCTGTTCAGAAGCTTTGTCATGTAACGAGGTGTCCTGTTCGTCCATTGATGGTCTTAATTTGCCTCTTCTACCAGGATCCTGTTCAGAATGTCTTTTCCTGTACTTAGAACctactttctcctcctttctttttccaggTCCtggatccatttggagttgagtgtTTTTCCAAGGCGAGAAAAAAAGGGATCTGTTTAATTCTTCTACTTGTAGATATCCAGTTGAACAAGCATCATTGGgtgaagatgctatcttttccCCATGTGTGCTTTTTGGCCTTAAAAATGAGATGGCTGTAGGAGTGAAGGCTTATATCTTGGTCCCCAATTGTATCCCAGTGTGCCTGTTTTTATGCCAGTGCCATGCTGATTTTATCACTGTAGCTCTGTAATATATCTTGAAATCAAGGATGATGATTCCCCTAGCGTGTTTTTATTGTTCAggacttgttttttgttgttgttgttgtttgtttgtttgcttgctttttatttgtttttcttgtgttttgttttgttttgtttttgctgtcctaggtctttagtgtttccatatgaattgtgagcttattttttttcaatttctgtgaagaattgcattggaattttggtggggattgtaCTGGTACTATGACCATACTTTTTGGCTACTTTTATCTACCACCCTAGTCCCCATCAGCCCCCCAACACTaggtgggagagaaagaaggttagaggggggAAGGGGTCTAGACCTTTATAGGCTGCTTTCCTGATGGTTAGGGGAATCAGGTCCCTTGGGGGAAGTCCAGACTTCATCCTCAGGatatctctcctttcttcttcttgtcaCTTTGCTTATGACCACTTGACAAACCATAACAGTAGTGGTGGCAGCAGCCGGGGAGGCCATTGCCACCGCCTCTCTTGAGGCTTTGGAATTTTTATAtcctctccagagtccccagagtTCCAAGTGCAAATTATCTTCAGCTGGCAGAATCGTGCCCCTGCCAGAGCAAGTGACAAATCAGAGTCGGCTGctatctgaagcagccccatatcccgcacctgggattaaaacaaaaacgtTCACATAggatagctgggctttttttttttttttttttttttttttaagaaaccaaaattctcactacaggtTCTGTGGCTTcttttgataagatggccatttttacaatattgagtCTGCCAATCCACAAACAAGATGTGTCTTTGAGTCTTgtactttcttctgtttctttctctggtgCCTTGAAGTTTTCATTGTACACAATTTTTGCTTCTCGGTTAGATTTGTTCTACAGTATTTTTGAGATAGTTGTGGCTGggattgttttcctgatttctttctcactgAGCTTGTTCTTGGTGTATAAAGTGACTACTGatttttgtgttaattttgtacCCTGCTACTTCATTGAATGTGTTTATCAGTTGTGGAAGTTTTCTTGTAGTGATACCACCTGCAGGTAGGGATATTTTaacttcctttcttatttatatttcctTAGTCTCCTCTCATCTTGCTGCTCTACATAGGAGTTCAGGCTCTGAGGctagagttggctcagtggtttggAGTGCTGGCTCCTCTAtaaccagcatccacatggtggctcacaaccatctgtaactccagttctgggcatCCAATGCTTTTGTCAGACCTCTCTGAGTACCAGGGGTACACATGCAGCCAAATCActggtacacataaaataataggtttttttttaagacttcagGTATTAAATCTAGTAAGTCAGAAAGGAGGagacatccttgtcttgttcctgattttagcaGAAATGCTTAGAGCGTTTCTCTGGGGTTGTTGCATGTTGTTTCATTATGGTGAGATCTCATACTTATATGTCACTTGTATGCCTTAATTCtacaggacttttatcatgaagtggtgaTGGATTATCAATAAAGGCCTTgcctgcatctaatgagatgatcatgtggtttcctTTTGGTTAATTAATATAGTGGATTATAATTATTgatgtatgttgaaccatccttgcattgtGAGATAAAACCAGCTTGATTGTGATGGACATGTTCTAAAATTCAGTTTGAAAGTATTTTCAACTCCTGTGTGATAAACACAGGGAGAGTTGACCTATAAGTCTGTTTTAGTTGGGTTTTATCTGGCTTTTGCTATGGTTCATAGTACCTTTGTAAAAAGAACTTGAAAGTGttcctgccttttctttcttacagaataatttgaggagtgttAATGCTAGTTTTCTTGGAAGGACTGGTATAATTCTCTGTTAAATATATCTGGCCTGGGCTTTTTTGAGTTGGGAGATTTCAAAGTGTTAAttactttttctatttttgtatatTGTTTATTGTTATGTGTCTGCTAAAATTACTAGTTAGTGTTTGTTTAACTTTGCTATGTCATATGTATCTAAGAATTCATCTATTTAAGATTTTTTGGTTTATTGGAATatgattttttttggtttgtttttgagacagggttttctcagcatagccctggctgtcctaaaacttgctctgtagactggacTGGCCTttagctcagagatctgcctgcctctgcctcctgagtttaaAGACATGTACGAACATGCCTCTCCACaggataaaacattttttttaatcttttgtgaTTATCtgaatttcttcagtctctgttgtaATATGTCCTCTCTCGGCGTGTACTTGTATTTGAGTTTGTGTGCTCActctatctttctctttcttcttctatctgtatcactccatctccctccctctcccctctgtgcCTTGCtgtcctctttctcccttcctccttccttcttcctcatcctcagataatttggctaaaggtttgtcaATCTGGTTAATCTTTCAGACAAcccattctttctttcattgattGTGgggtttgtttctatttcattaatttttgcctctaatttttgattcTCTCCCATTTGCTTTGGAGGTTGTTGCCCTTGTTTCTCTAGGGTCTCCAGGTTCCTTACTGTTACTTTGGGATGGCTCAGACTTTTTGGTGTGGCCACTTAGCACTATAAATATTAGGACTGACTTCATTGCTCCTCATAGCTTTTGGTTTACTGTGTTCtgtttcattcaattctagaattttacattttttttccatcttgaTTTCACTGGTGACCCATTTATTCTTCAATAGTGAATGGAGTCTaaatgaatttgtgttgtgtactCTCCAGTTTCCCTGGCTGCTGACATCTAGCTTTTAATCTACTGTGTTCAGGTAGAATGCTGGGTGTTATTTGTTGAGACTTCCTTTATCTCCTAAATAATCGATctgttttggagaaagtttcgTGGGCTGATGAGGTGATGTGTATTTCTGTAGATGCCTTTTAGGTCCCTTTGATTTATGGTATCACTTAACTCCAGTGTTTAAACTGTTTAGATTTTGTTCAGATGGCCTACCTTTGATGAGGATGGATAATTGAGGTTGCCCAGTATCACTGTATtgaaatacaattttttaaacaaaattggaATTGTAATATTATTTTGATGAATATAAAAAGACCTTCCTAATCTCTTCTGACTAGTTTTCGTTTAGTCTGTTTATTGTCAGATGTTAGAATACAcctgtgttgttttttgtttgtttgtttgttttttagtttccaATGCTTGGATACCATTTTCCATCTCTGTCTACATAGAGTTGATgataaggtgtgtttcttggaggCAGCATGTTAAAATACCTTTTATTCTCCTGAAGTAATTGTCATCTCCAAGGCTTACTACCTGTTTGCTAACCTAAGcctagttctggaagcttctattCTCCAtataatctaatctaggcctagaatgtttttagcctctgagacttactgctgaataagctcaccctttctagttctttctgaactctgactggctggttcaactcagctgttctggctcaaactctttcTCTAATCAGACTGACtcagtctggcttctctcagcttctcctgaagcttggtctcaaactaactcaggcaatctgttctaatcttcttcaCCCTCCTCATTCTCTGGTTTGTTCTGTCTTCATCTATATCTACCTTGTCCTCTCTGCAACCAGTTTCTGTATCCTCTGCAGAAATGGTCCTTTAATTAGTCTTTATCATGgaagtttttaaatttcttcattgattttaataactAGCACTGCTAGGTGTAATAGTCTAGGTTGACAATTTTTCAGAACATAGAATACATCTTTCTGGTTGCTTCTGTTGTTAACATTTTCTGATTATTAATCAGCTGTTATTCTAAATAGCTTCCCTTTATAAGTGACTACAGCATTCTCTCTTGCAGCCTTTAAAACTATTatcttttttaatgtataaaatgtcACTCGTTATGAAGTTCCTTTTACGTTCCTGTCTGTTGgaagttctgtaggcctcttatACCTA
This genomic window contains:
- the Slc25a31 gene encoding ADP/ATP translocase 4, with product MSNESSKKQSSKKALFDPVSFSKDLLAGGVAAAVSKTAVAPIERVKLLLQVQASSKQISPEARYKGMLDCLVRIPREQGFLSYWRGNLANVIRYFPTQALNFAFKDKYKELFMSGVNKEKQFWRWFLANLASGGAAGATSLCVVYPLDFARTRLGVDIGKGPEQRQFTGLGDCIMKIAKSDGLIGLYQGFGVSVQGIIVYRASYFGAYDTVKGLLPKPKETPFLVSFIIAQIVTTCSGILSYPFDTVRRRMMMQSGESDRQYKGTIDCFLKIYRHEGVPAFFRGAFSNILRGTGGALVLVLYDKIKEFLNIDVGGSSSGD